A single region of the Syngnathus acus chromosome 6, fSynAcu1.2, whole genome shotgun sequence genome encodes:
- the LOC119124731 gene encoding cytochrome c oxidase subunit 5A, mitochondrial: protein MFRAAVRLSSSGVRSLTRTKPACQGVLASRCYSHGTQETDEEFDARWVTYFNKPDIDAWELRKGMNTLSGYDLVPEPKILEAALRACRRLNDLASAIRILEAVKDKAGPHKEIYPYLLQELRPTLDELGISTPEELGIDKV, encoded by the exons ATGTTCAGAGCAGCCGTCCGATTGTCTTCCTCCGGTGTTCGGAGTTTGACACGTACAAAACCGGCCTGCCAAG GTGTCTTGGCCTCAAGGTGCTATTCCCACGGGACACAGGAGACAGATGAGGAGTTTGATGCACGCTGGGTCACCTATTTCAACAAGCCAGACATCGATGCGTGGGAGCTGAGAAAAG GGATGAATACATTGTCTGGTTACGATCTGGTACCCGAGCCAAAGATTCTCGAGGCAGCGCTGCGAGCTTGTCGAAGGTTAAACGACTTGGCCAGTGCGATCCGAATTCTCGAAGCGGTCAAA GATAAAGCTGGCCCACACAAAGAGATCTACCCGTACCTTCTTCAAGAACTTAGGCCAACATTAGACGAGCTCGGAATTTCAACACCCGAAGAGCTCGGTATCGACAAAGTCTGA
- the LOC119124765 gene encoding AT-rich interactive domain-containing protein 3B-like — MMDYSKGQMSSLSEEGSSTRCPQSSPAGLKLEALMEHLQRQQEAKQDMNLQEKHLLQAQLLFAQHAAAAARAQPGSRPDLFSKVDGLTQQALSNHLSTVHAREEEEDDEEEDGEDDDDGDSDEEEMGADAEESGPHQEVKKARLPQVPDPPFSTYPGPQPAAGKSSPPPPPPPPVAIKQEHEEKQLLDPIGPTAFTSPNGFTDWAYDEPLKQRATIWADENEGGRGRAEPSRDFAKLYVLDMDPQRKEFLDDLFIFMQKRGTPVNRIPIMAKQVLDLYKLYKLVTEKGGLVEVINKKIWREITRGLNLPTSITSAAFTLRTQYMKYLYPFECEKKGLSSPGELQAAIDSNRREGRRPSYTNSLYRCYSTSPNSAPHNLLSSPTMHTPTSGHNTSSQSISPNVKKNPDEVSTPVIPSRLPMSLALGQQNQQHQQQQLAQAATLEHLRERLERSVGGAAVADGPEKKMMRLAEEQQRLMQQALQQNLLAMASHFNPLNFKLNNGHESKQDLSLSISTSGAASISVSVEVNGTMYSGTLFAQKSSAPVVSQAVTPAGTSGFSAFSSSHSPSSSSSTSSKGPN, encoded by the exons ATGATGGATTACTCCAAGGGGCAAATG TCCAGCTTATCTGAGGAGGGCAGCTCCACAAGGTGCCCCCAGTCCAGTCCGGCCGGCCTGAAGCTGGAAGCATTGATGGAGCACCTCCAGAGACAGCAAGAAGCCAAACAGGATATGAACCTTCAAGAGAAACACCTCCTTCAAGCTCAGCTCCTCTTCGCCCAacacgctgctgctgctgcgaggGCCCAGCCGGGCTCCAGGCCGGACCTATTCAGCAAAGTGGACGGACTCACTCAGCAAGCTTTGAGCAACCATCTAAGCACAGTTCATGccagggaagaagaagaagacgatgaggaggaggatggtgaggatgatgatgacggtGACTCTGATGAGGAGGAGATGGGGGCTGATGCGGAGGAGAGCGGGCCTCATCAGGAGGTCAAAAAGGCCCGACTGCCGCAGGTTCCCGACCCCCCTTTCAGCACTTACCCCGGGCCTCAACCGGCAGCCGGCAAgtcgtctcctcctcctcctcctcctcctcctgtagcCATAAAACAAGAGCATGAAGAGAAGCAATTGCTGGATCCCATCGGCCCGACCGCCTTCACGTCACCCAACGGCTTCACCGATTGGGCCTATGACGAGCCTCTGAAACAA AGAGCTACCATCTGGGCTGATGAGAATGAAGGCGGAAGAGGCAGAGCCGAACCATCCAGGGACTTTGCAAAG CTTTACGTACTGGACATGGACCCGCAGCGTAAAGAATTTCTTGATGATCTTTTTATCTTCATGCAAAAACGAG GGACGCCCGTGAACCGGATTCCCATTATGGCCAAACAGGTGCTTGACCTGTACAAACTTTACAAGCTTGTGACAGAGAAAGGAGGCCTAGTGGAGGTCATCAACAAGAAGATTTGGAGGGAGATCACCAGAGGTCTTAACCTCCCCACGTCCATTACCAGCGCAGCTTTCACTCTGCGCACGCA GTATATGAAGTACCTGTACCCTTTTGAGTGCGAAAAGAAAGGCCTGAGTTCTCCAGGGGAGCTCCAGGCGGCCATCGACAGTAACCGCAGAGAAGGTCGACGTCCCAGCTATACCAACAGCCTGTATCGTTGCTACTCGACGTCTCCAAACTCCGCTCCGCACAATCTTCTCTCATCGCCCACGATGCATACTCCCACCTCTGGACACAACACTTCCAGTCAGTCAATCAGCCcgaatgtgaaaaaaaatccag ATGAGGTTTCAACTCCAGTGATACCCAGCCGACTGCCCATGTCACTGGCACTGGGGCAGCAGAACCAGCAACATCAGCAGCAACAGTTGGCCCAAGCCGCCACTCTGGAGCATTTACGAGAGAGGCTGGAGCGCAGCGTAGGGGGGGCGGCTGTTGCTGACGGCCCAGAGAAGAAAATGATGCGTCTGGCAGAAGAGCAGCAGCGCCTCATGCAGCAGGCGCTCCAGCAAAACCTACTAGCGATGGCCTCCCATTTCAATCCCCTGAACTTCAAACTCAACAATGGTCATG AGAGCAAACAAGATTTGTCCCTGAGTATCTCGACCAGTGGAGCAGCCAGTATTAGTGTTTCTGTGGAAGTCAATGGTACCATGTACTCGG GAACATTGTTTGCTCAGAAGTCCAGCGCTCCAGTGGTTTCACAGGCTGTAACTCCAGCAGGGACGAGCGGTTTCAGtgccttctcctcctctcacagcccctcctcttcatcctccacctcctcaAAGGGACCAAATTAA